One stretch of Hoeflea sp. 108 DNA includes these proteins:
- a CDS encoding alpha-ketoacid dehydrogenase subunit beta, giving the protein MDQAVRELSYAQAIQEAMAIALETDERVFLMGEDIGVYGGAFQVTGDLVERFGADRVIDTPISELGGAGVAVGAAVTGLRPIFEFQFSDFATLAMEQIVNQAAKMRYMLGGAVSVPVVMRFPAGSGTGAAAQHSQSLEAWLGHVPGLKVIQPATPHDAKGMLLAAVADPDPVMIFEHKLLYKTKGPVPEGYYTVPIGKADIRREGRDLTIVATSIMVHKALEAAKTLEAEGIDVEVVDLRTVRPMDKDTVIASVKKTSRLLCVYEGVKTLGVGAEVSAMIAESEAFDFLDAPIVRLGGAETPIPYNPELEKATVPQVPDILAAARSLATGSR; this is encoded by the coding sequence ATGGATCAGGCTGTGCGCGAGCTGAGCTATGCCCAGGCGATCCAGGAAGCCATGGCGATTGCGCTCGAGACCGACGAGCGTGTCTTCCTCATGGGCGAGGACATCGGCGTCTATGGCGGCGCCTTCCAGGTGACCGGCGACCTGGTCGAGCGTTTCGGCGCCGACCGCGTCATCGACACGCCGATCTCGGAACTTGGTGGCGCCGGCGTTGCCGTGGGTGCGGCGGTGACCGGACTGCGTCCAATCTTCGAATTCCAGTTCTCCGACTTCGCCACGCTCGCCATGGAGCAGATCGTCAACCAGGCCGCCAAGATGCGCTACATGCTCGGCGGCGCGGTGTCGGTGCCCGTGGTGATGCGCTTTCCGGCGGGTTCCGGCACGGGTGCCGCTGCCCAGCACAGCCAGAGCCTCGAAGCTTGGCTCGGGCATGTGCCGGGCCTGAAAGTCATCCAGCCGGCGACGCCGCACGACGCCAAGGGCATGCTGCTCGCCGCCGTCGCCGATCCCGACCCGGTGATGATCTTCGAGCACAAGCTGCTCTACAAGACCAAAGGCCCGGTGCCCGAGGGCTATTACACCGTGCCGATCGGCAAAGCCGATATCCGTCGTGAGGGGCGCGACCTGACCATCGTCGCCACCTCCATCATGGTGCACAAGGCGCTCGAAGCGGCAAAGACGCTCGAGGCCGAGGGCATCGACGTCGAGGTCGTCGACCTGCGCACCGTCCGGCCGATGGACAAGGACACCGTCATTGCGAGCGTCAAGAAGACGTCGCGCCTGCTCTGCGTCTATGAAGGCGTGAAGACCCTCGGCGTCGGCGCCGAGGTCAGCGCCATGATCGCCGAGAGCGAGGCCTTCGATTTCCTCGACGCGCCGATCGTGCGCCTCGGCGGCGCCGAGACGCCGATCCCTTACAATCCGGAACTGGAAAAGGCGACCGTGCCGCAGGTGCCCGACATCCTCGCCGCCGCGCGTAGCCTCGCCACTGGGAGCCGTTAG
- a CDS encoding thiamine pyrophosphate-dependent dehydrogenase E1 component subunit alpha, with amino-acid sequence MAQAKTKDLPAGANLPFIYREYSAERLKQALHKMYLIRQFEEGAEESYMRGLIHGTMHLSIGQEASAMGICMPLTNDDQITSTHRGHGHCIAKGAEVSKMFAEFFGKTTGYCRGRGGSMHIADVSTGNLGANGIVGGGIPIAVGAALTAKRLKSDRVVISFFGDGANNEGAFHEALNMASLWKLPVIFVCENNGYGMSTSMARSTAVPNVADRAAAYSMPGVIVDGNVLSEVAEASHEAVRRARAGEGPTLIESKTYRYRGHSKSDRNRYRTKEEIEDWMTNRDPIVRYENELMEFGIIDQAGIEAIREAVAKEIADGIEFAKASPSPEIRNLERYVYTETV; translated from the coding sequence GTGGCCCAGGCTAAGACCAAGGACCTGCCGGCAGGCGCGAACCTGCCCTTCATCTACCGCGAATACAGTGCCGAGCGCCTGAAGCAGGCACTGCACAAGATGTACCTTATCCGCCAGTTCGAAGAGGGCGCGGAAGAGTCCTACATGCGCGGCCTGATCCACGGCACCATGCACCTGTCCATCGGCCAGGAGGCGAGCGCCATGGGCATCTGCATGCCGCTCACCAATGACGACCAGATCACCTCGACCCATCGCGGCCACGGCCACTGCATCGCCAAGGGTGCGGAAGTGTCGAAGATGTTCGCCGAGTTCTTCGGCAAGACCACGGGTTATTGCCGCGGCCGCGGCGGTTCGATGCACATTGCCGACGTCTCCACCGGTAATCTCGGCGCCAACGGCATCGTCGGCGGCGGCATTCCGATCGCCGTGGGTGCGGCACTGACCGCCAAGCGCCTGAAATCCGACCGCGTCGTCATCTCCTTCTTCGGCGACGGCGCCAACAATGAGGGCGCCTTCCACGAGGCGCTCAACATGGCCTCGCTGTGGAAGCTGCCGGTCATCTTCGTCTGCGAGAACAACGGTTACGGCATGTCGACCTCGATGGCCCGCTCGACGGCGGTGCCCAATGTCGCCGACCGAGCCGCCGCCTATTCGATGCCGGGTGTGATCGTCGACGGCAACGTTCTGTCCGAAGTCGCCGAGGCCAGCCACGAGGCTGTACGCCGCGCCCGGGCAGGGGAGGGGCCGACGCTGATCGAGTCCAAGACCTATCGCTACCGCGGCCACTCCAAGAGCGATCGCAACCGCTACCGGACCAAGGAAGAGATCGAGGACTGGATGACCAACCGCGATCCGATCGTCCGCTACGAGAATGAACTGATGGAATTCGGCATCATCGACCAGGCCGGCATCGAGGCGATCCGCGAGGCGGTGGCCAAGGAGATTGCCGACGGCATCGAGTTCGCCAAGGCGAGCCCGTCGCCCGAGATCCGCAATCTCGAACGCTACGTCTACACGGAGACTGTGTGA